A region of Micromonospora chokoriensis DNA encodes the following proteins:
- the recO gene encoding DNA repair protein RecO: protein MAGYRRQLYRDDAVVLRVQKLGESDRIITLLTRRHGRLRAVARGVRRTMSKFGARLEPFGHVDLQLAGDPKGNHGSALHTVSQVEGIDLYGKRFLGDYPRYTAASAIAETAERLTPVEREPSLRLFQLTLGALKALSRGEHATTLVLDAYLLRGMALAGWAPALIACAVCGTPGRHRAFSVPAGGAVCPDCRPPGAAHPAPATIDLMSALTTGDWVLADATDTGVRRECSGLVAAHLQWHLERALRSLPLVDRGPSAAGAASPPEGGGAVVLRPRGDVEAGADGANRE from the coding sequence AGAAACTCGGCGAGTCCGACCGGATCATCACACTGCTCACCCGCCGACACGGGCGGCTGCGGGCGGTGGCCCGCGGGGTCCGCCGCACCATGAGCAAGTTCGGTGCCCGGCTGGAACCGTTCGGCCACGTCGACCTCCAGCTCGCCGGTGACCCGAAGGGCAACCACGGCAGCGCGCTGCACACCGTCAGCCAGGTCGAGGGCATCGACCTGTACGGCAAACGGTTCCTGGGGGACTACCCGCGATACACGGCGGCCAGCGCGATCGCCGAGACCGCCGAGCGGCTGACCCCGGTCGAACGGGAGCCGTCGCTACGGCTGTTCCAGCTCACCCTGGGCGCACTGAAGGCGCTGTCCCGGGGCGAGCACGCCACCACCCTGGTGCTCGACGCGTACCTTTTGCGGGGGATGGCCCTCGCCGGTTGGGCGCCGGCGCTGATCGCCTGCGCGGTCTGCGGCACCCCGGGTCGGCACCGGGCGTTCTCGGTGCCGGCCGGCGGCGCGGTCTGCCCGGACTGTCGACCACCCGGCGCGGCCCACCCCGCGCCGGCCACCATCGACCTGATGTCCGCGCTGACCACCGGCGACTGGGTGCTCGCCGACGCCACCGACACCGGGGTACGCCGGGAGTGCAGCGGGCTGGTCGCGGCTCACCTCCAGTGGCACCTGGAGCGCGCGCTACGCTCGCTGCCGCTGGTCGACCGGGGTCCCTCGGCGGCCGGCGCGGCCTCGCCACCGGAAGGCGGCGGAGCCGTGGTGCTCCGGCCACGTGGCGACGTCGAGGCCGGGGCGGACGGCGCGAACAGGGAGTGA
- a CDS encoding isoprenyl transferase: MIRSKKASRREPTPPTPHPSGARPPALPAEAVPKHVAVVMDGNGRWAKDRGLPRTKGHEAGEHSLFDTIEGAIEMGIPYLSAYAFSTENWRRSPDEVRFLMGFNRDVIRRRRDQLVDLGVRVVWSGRPGRLWKSVISELQTAEEMSQGNSTLTLQFCVNYGGQAEIGDAAAAIARDVAAGKLDPAKVTEKTVAKYLYHPEIPEVDLFLRPSGEERISNFLLWQTAYAELVFLDTLWPDFDRRHLWYACELFAQRDRRFGGALPNPVAPVLS; the protein is encoded by the coding sequence GTGATCCGATCGAAGAAGGCCAGCCGGCGCGAGCCGACGCCGCCGACCCCACACCCGTCCGGCGCCCGGCCGCCGGCGCTGCCCGCCGAGGCGGTGCCGAAGCACGTGGCGGTGGTGATGGACGGCAACGGTCGGTGGGCCAAGGACCGCGGGCTGCCCCGCACCAAGGGGCACGAGGCGGGGGAGCACAGCCTCTTCGACACCATCGAGGGCGCCATCGAGATGGGCATCCCCTACCTGTCGGCGTACGCGTTCTCCACCGAGAACTGGCGGCGCTCGCCGGACGAGGTCCGATTCCTGATGGGGTTCAACCGGGACGTCATCCGTCGCCGCCGCGACCAGTTGGTCGACCTCGGCGTCCGGGTGGTCTGGTCGGGTCGCCCCGGGCGGTTGTGGAAGAGCGTCATCTCCGAGTTGCAGACCGCCGAGGAGATGTCCCAGGGCAACTCGACGCTGACCCTGCAGTTCTGCGTCAACTACGGTGGGCAGGCCGAGATCGGCGACGCCGCCGCCGCGATCGCCCGGGACGTGGCCGCCGGCAAGCTCGACCCGGCGAAGGTCACCGAGAAGACCGTCGCGAAGTACCTCTACCACCCGGAGATTCCGGAGGTGGACCTGTTCCTGCGCCCCTCCGGGGAGGAACGGATCTCCAACTTCCTGCTCTGGCAGACCGCGTACGCCGAGCTGGTCTTCCTGGACACGCTCTGGCCCGACTTCGACCGCCGCCACCTCTGGTACGCGTGCGAGCTGTTCGCGCAGCGGGACCGTCGCTTCGGCGGGGCACTGCCCAACCCGGTCGCCCCGGTTCTGAGCTGA
- a CDS encoding thioredoxin reductase produces the protein MRDLRFKMIMALNAADLGDPICEQVADICAEIAEQHCAEFGHTPQLRTGEIAELATGEPALTWAPSTPDAGQRAW, from the coding sequence ATGCGGGATCTCCGGTTCAAGATGATCATGGCGTTGAACGCTGCCGATCTGGGTGACCCGATCTGCGAGCAGGTGGCTGACATCTGTGCCGAGATCGCCGAGCAGCACTGCGCCGAGTTCGGCCACACACCACAACTCCGGACCGGCGAGATCGCCGAACTTGCCACCGGAGAACCGGCCCTGACCTGGGCGCCGTCGACCCCCGACGCCGGGCAGCGTGCCTGGTGA
- a CDS encoding pirin family protein has product MTAPAPAVDVRRADDRFATRISWLDSKHSFSFSRHYDPANTHHGLLLVNNDDVVRPGAGFETHPHEDMEIVTWVLRGSLVHQDSTGHSGVIYPGLAQRMSAGTGILHSEKNDAWRLNNQEPHSDPVHFVQMWVLPDEQGVDPGYEQLEIEDELLRGGLVPIASGMDRYDGASAIRIRNRYATLHAARLAPGDEVTIPDAPFVHLYVPDGTVTLEGSGPLGTGDAARLTMTGGRRVTADEPAEILVWEMHATIN; this is encoded by the coding sequence GTGACCGCGCCCGCCCCCGCAGTGGACGTCCGTCGCGCCGACGACCGCTTCGCCACCCGGATCTCCTGGCTGGACTCGAAGCACTCGTTCTCGTTCTCCCGGCACTACGACCCGGCCAACACCCACCACGGTCTGCTGCTGGTCAACAACGACGACGTGGTCCGGCCGGGCGCCGGCTTCGAGACCCACCCGCACGAGGACATGGAGATCGTCACCTGGGTGCTTCGTGGCTCCCTGGTGCACCAGGACTCCACCGGGCACTCCGGGGTGATCTACCCGGGGCTGGCGCAGCGGATGAGCGCCGGCACCGGCATCCTGCACTCGGAGAAGAACGACGCCTGGCGGCTCAACAACCAGGAGCCGCACAGCGACCCGGTCCACTTCGTGCAGATGTGGGTGCTCCCGGACGAACAGGGCGTCGACCCCGGCTACGAGCAGCTGGAGATCGAGGACGAACTGCTCCGCGGCGGCCTGGTGCCGATCGCCTCCGGGATGGACCGCTACGACGGCGCGTCCGCGATCCGGATCCGCAACCGCTACGCGACGCTGCACGCCGCCCGACTCGCCCCCGGCGACGAGGTCACCATCCCCGACGCGCCCTTCGTGCACCTGTACGTGCCCGACGGCACCGTCACCCTGGAGGGCAGCGGGCCACTGGGCACCGGCGACGCGGCCCGGCTGACCATGACCGGCGGCCGGCGCGTCACCGCCGACGAACCGGCCGAGATCCTCGTCTGGGAAATGCACGCCACGATCAACTGA
- the gndA gene encoding NADP-dependent phosphogluconate dehydrogenase: MAEQAKAQIGVTGLAVMGRNVARNLARNGFTVAVHNRSPERTRSLVAEHGDEGTFVPGETMADFVASLERPRAVIVMVKAGAPTDAVIDELVPLLEEGDIIVDCGNAHFADTRRREEALRAQGLHFSGTGVSGGEEGALLGPSIMPGGSAESYAKLGPMFEKIAAQVDGVPCCMHVGPDGAGHFVKMVHNGIEYADMQLIAEAYDLLRSGLDAKPAEIAEIFRDWNDGELGSFLIEITADVLAHTDADTGRPFVDVVQDRAEQKGTGRWTVQSALDLGIPITGIAEATFARSLSGHVDQREAARRAFPDAGDKWQVTDREAFVEDVRRALLASKIVAYAQGFDHIRAGSQEYDWDIDLGGTATIWRGGCIIRARFLDRIREAYDQQPDLPTLLVAPYFADAVAAGVPSWRRVVGDATRAGVPTPAFSSSLAYFDALRAERLPAALIQGLRDNFGAHTYQRVDRDGSFHTTWAADRTESPA, encoded by the coding sequence ATGGCTGAGCAGGCGAAGGCACAGATCGGTGTGACCGGGCTGGCGGTGATGGGTCGCAACGTGGCCCGCAACCTGGCCCGCAACGGCTTCACGGTGGCAGTGCACAACCGGTCGCCGGAGCGCACCCGCAGCCTGGTCGCGGAGCACGGCGACGAGGGCACCTTCGTGCCGGGCGAGACGATGGCCGACTTCGTGGCGTCACTGGAACGACCCCGCGCGGTCATCGTCATGGTCAAGGCCGGTGCGCCGACCGACGCGGTGATCGACGAGTTGGTGCCGCTGCTGGAGGAGGGCGACATCATCGTCGACTGCGGCAACGCCCACTTCGCCGACACCCGCCGTCGGGAGGAGGCGCTGCGCGCGCAGGGGCTGCACTTCAGCGGCACCGGCGTCTCCGGTGGTGAGGAGGGCGCCTTGCTCGGCCCGAGCATCATGCCGGGTGGCTCCGCCGAGTCGTACGCCAAGCTCGGGCCGATGTTCGAAAAGATCGCCGCGCAGGTGGACGGTGTGCCGTGCTGCATGCACGTCGGGCCGGACGGCGCCGGGCACTTCGTCAAGATGGTGCACAACGGCATCGAGTACGCCGACATGCAGCTCATCGCCGAGGCGTACGACCTGCTCCGCTCCGGTCTGGACGCCAAGCCGGCGGAGATCGCGGAGATCTTCCGCGACTGGAACGACGGCGAGCTGGGGTCGTTCCTCATCGAGATCACCGCCGACGTGCTCGCGCACACCGACGCGGACACCGGCCGACCGTTCGTGGACGTCGTGCAGGACCGGGCCGAGCAGAAGGGCACCGGTCGATGGACCGTGCAGAGCGCCCTGGACCTGGGTATCCCGATCACCGGAATCGCCGAGGCCACCTTCGCCCGCTCGCTGTCCGGGCACGTCGACCAGCGGGAGGCGGCCCGCCGGGCATTCCCCGACGCGGGTGACAAGTGGCAGGTCACCGACCGGGAGGCGTTCGTCGAGGACGTCCGTCGGGCGCTGCTCGCTTCCAAGATCGTCGCGTACGCGCAGGGCTTCGACCACATCCGGGCCGGCAGCCAGGAGTACGACTGGGACATCGACCTCGGCGGCACGGCGACGATCTGGCGGGGCGGCTGCATCATCCGGGCCCGCTTCCTGGACCGCATCCGCGAGGCGTACGACCAGCAGCCCGACCTTCCGACGCTGCTGGTCGCACCGTACTTCGCCGACGCCGTCGCGGCCGGTGTGCCGAGCTGGCGGCGGGTGGTGGGTGACGCGACCCGGGCCGGTGTGCCGACGCCCGCCTTCTCGTCGTCGCTGGCGTACTTCGACGCGCTGCGCGCCGAGCGGCTGCCCGCCGCGCTGATCCAGGGTCTGCGGGACAACTTCGGCGCGCACACCTACCAGCGGGTGGACCGGGACGGCTCGTTCCACACCACCTGGGCCGCCGACCGCACCGAGTCGCCGGCGTAG
- a CDS encoding thiamine-binding protein has protein sequence MLIAFSITPLGGDDSVGDLVAEAVRVVRESGLPNRTDAMFTTVEGEWDEVMAVVKRAVDVVAARAPRVSVVLKADVRPGVTDALTGKVARIEARLAEG, from the coding sequence ATGCTGATCGCGTTCTCGATCACCCCCCTCGGCGGCGACGACTCCGTGGGTGACCTGGTCGCCGAGGCGGTCCGGGTGGTCCGGGAGTCCGGCCTGCCCAACCGGACCGATGCCATGTTCACCACTGTCGAGGGCGAGTGGGACGAGGTGATGGCGGTGGTGAAGCGCGCGGTCGACGTTGTCGCCGCGCGGGCGCCCCGGGTGAGCGTGGTGCTCAAGGCCGACGTCCGGCCCGGGGTCACCGACGCGCTCACCGGCAAGGTCGCCCGGATCGAAGCCCGACTCGCCGAGGGTTGA